The sequence below is a genomic window from Candidatus Sungiibacteriota bacterium.
TCTCCGCTGCGTAGATAAGCAATCAGGCCGCCTATCAAGGCAAAAAACGCCAGACCCCACAAAATCTTGCCAAGCATGGGCTTGGAGCAACACTTCATATGCCATTTATCATGCATTATCCCTTGCATCATAGATTTAAAAATTATTAACTATACGACCTTTAAGAAATTTACTCATGTTCGCTATGGATTTTCCCACCGAGCGTTCGTAATCTTGAAAGAAATTCTTTGGTTTGTTCCGCGGCGGGAAAAACATCCGTGGGTCCCTTACCAGGAGGCACGCCATGCCATCGGTAATCAAATTCAATCTCCGGTACCCCCTTTCCCGGAACGGTATGCGCGATAACAACCACCGGTTTTTCAAAAATTCCCTGCGCGGTCTCATACGCATTAACAATCTCTTCAAAATTATGACCGTTTATTTCAAGAACGTGCCAATTAAAAGACTCGTATTTGGCGCGCAACGGCTCAAGCGGCATAATATTTTCGGTCATTCCGTCAATCTGAATATTGTTGCGATCAATAAGCGCGGTTAAATTATCAAGTTTCAGTTTGCCAGCAAGCATGGCCGCCTCCCAAGTTTGCCCTGCTTCTTGTTCGCCATCTGACATCAAACAATATATATTAAATTTCTTTTGGTCCATTTTGGCGGCAATGGCCATACCTACTGCCTGCGAAAGTCCTGAACCCAAGGGCCCGGAAGTTGTTTCCACGCCCGGAAGAGCAGTACGATGCGGGTGGCCCTGAAGACGCGTGCCGAGTTTTCGCAATGTTTTTAATTCTTCCACCGTAAAATATCCCGCACGAGCCATGGCGGCGTAACGTACGGGGCAGATGTGCCCGTTGGATAAAATTAGCCGATCACGTTCCGACCAATCCGGATTTTTAGGGTCATGACGCAAAATATGAAAATAAAGCGCTGTGAAGATATCGGTCATGCCCAGCGGCCCGGCAGTATGTCCAGATCCTGCTTCGGTCAACTCCATCACAATATCCTGACGGATGGTATTGGCCATCTCTTCCAGAAATTTGATTTTATCATCGTGTAAATGAGACATTTTTTAGTTGATTAACCGCAGTTTGAATATCGAAACTATTAAAAATATAAGCTCCGGCCACAAGCAAATTAGCCCCTGATTCAACGGCTTTTTTGGCTGTTTCGGGGTTTATCCCCCCATCTACCTCTATTATACACCCGGGGCAGGATTTGCGAATGTGGATAATTTTATCGTAAATTTCTTCCTGTATTTGCTGGCCAGAAGGGCCGGGGTGAACGGCCAAAGTCTGATAGATATCAACTTTTTTAAACCATGGCTCAAGCTTTCCCCAAAATGTTTCCGGGTTTATAGCTAAACCTACTTCTACATCGGCCTCACGGCATTTTTTAACAATCAAGTCTATGTCGGATACGGCTTCCAAATGGACAATGACGCGTTTTATTGGTTTAACCAGCCATTGGTCAATAACTTTCTCCGGTTCGCTGACCATCAAATGAACCTCTACATTCAACTTTGTATCCAAAAGTGGCAAATCCGCAGGATTGTGCCACGTTAAATGTTTAGAAAAAATGCCATCCGTAACATCAAGGTGGCACCATTTAACATAGGGCTCTACTTTTTTAACCCGTTCCTGCACCTCCTCAAAAGTGCGGACGTTGATGGAGGGGATAATTTCAATTCGGTTCAAAGTTATAAGTTTAAAGTTAAGGTTACAAGTTTTTAGTCTAAGTTTTAACCTTAACAATAAACTAAAAACTAAAACTTTGAACATTAAACATTAAACTATCGAAAATTATGCTCCTCAATCTCCTCAATTTTCTTGAGCCGCCTAATGTGCCTTTCCTCACCACTAAAACTCTTTCCCAACCACACAGTCACAATATCTTTTGCCTCTTCCGACTCCAGCCAATCCGAGGCAAGAATCAAAACATTAGCATCCTCGTGTTCACGTGATTGCGCCGCAACCTGCCGGTTAAAGCATAAAGCCGCCCGAATGGAGCGGTATTTATCGGCAACCATATTCATTCCGTGCCCGGAGCCGCAAATAAAAATCCCCTTATGCAATGACGGGTTCTCTGCTATCTTTTCAGATGCCTCACGAGCAAAATCCACATAATCGTCATCTTTGTCGTAAGAAAATGCGCCCACGTCCTCAACCTCGTGTCCCTGCTCAACTAAATATTTTTTAAGCTCTTCTTTTAGCTTAAACCCCCTGTGGTCCGCGGCAAAGTAGATCATAACTATAGTATACTGCCTACTATTGGAAATTAAAATACGGGTTTTTCGAGAAAACCCGCGACTTGACTTGCTATGCTGAGACGAGTTGATTTCTCAACCAATCGGGTATGCCAAACCAATACTCCTTTCCACCTACGCTGCTTAGGCCCTTCTCTTCTACCAGAAGTCCGGCCCGTCTCAACATTGAAGTAATTGATACAACAGTATCGCAGTCTATGCCAAGTTTTTCAGCTAGTTTCTGGTTAAGATCGGGCGCCGGATGACCAGACCCAGAAGGATGGAAGTACACCTGATAGTACTCTCGAAAATACTCAAGTATTTTGCGCATAGACTCATCTACAGTAATACCTCGGGATTCAAAAAAACTGACGAGCTTTTTCATCTCAACGGTAGCCATCTAATCCTCCACACAGTGTGTGCCAATAATAATGGTAGCATACTATATAAAAGCTGACAAGGTTTTCAAGCATGCTCCCCGCGAGCCGGAGGAAATATGCTTTTAGCGAGTCGGATGTGACCCTAAATAGCTGGTCGAGACGTTTTGTCTTCGAGGGCCTGATGAGCCGAGGCCGTTTATGCTCCCCGCGAGCCGGAGGAAAGTGTTCTAGCGAGCTAATTGTGGTCGAGGTTATTTCAATTTCAGACAATGGGAGGAGAAGTTTGCTTGGTTCGCTCCGAAGGAGCGAAAACTTCGACGACCCTTAGCGAGTCCCGCGCTGGACGGGACGAGTCGTGTCTGAAATTGAAATAGCCGAGGGAACCACAAGGGCGAGCATCACTCAATTTCTCTCCGCGAGTTTATTTTTATATTCTGTAAAATCCCCACCCCTGCCAAAAGTGTCACCAGACTTGACCCGCCGTAAGAAACAAAGGGCAGTGTAATCCCGGTAATCGGCAATGCTCCCATATTCATTCCTATATGTATAAAACTTTGCGTAAAAATCAACGCGGCAAAACCAAGAGTGTAAAGACGGGAAAAATTATCCGAAGCATTCATACCAATACGAACAACCCGCCAGATGACGATTAAAAATAAAAGAAGCATAAATATGGTTCCGACAAAACCCCACTCTTCTGCAAAGGCGGCAAAAATAAAATCCGTCTCGGCTTCGGGCAAAAAGTGAAGATGCGTTTGCGAGCCGTAACCAAGCCCCTTACCCCGCAACTGTCCCGAACCCACGGCAATCATAGACTGCAGAACCTGATACCCTGCACCCCTGGAATCCGCGTAGGGATCAAAAAAAGAAGTTATGCGCGTTTTCTGATAAGGTTTTAGCGCACCAAGCCACGCCCCCCCAATTATTAATGCCGCAATAAGCAGCAGGGCAAAGAAGTGGCGTAACTTCATGCCCGAAAAAACCACAATAGCAACCCAAATAGAAATTAAGACAACCGCCGAGCCGAGATCCGGCTGAAGAAGCACAAGAGAAGTGGGTATTATAAGATAAAGCCCGGAGACAAGAAGGTGCTCTACGCGGTAAATTTCAATGTGGCGCTTGGAAAAAAATTTGGCAAAAAGTATAACCAGCGCAAGTTTTACAAGTTCAACCGGCTGGAAAAGCACATTGCCGAATTTCAGCCAAGCGTCCACCCCGCGTATTTTAAAGCTGGCAGTAAGAACGGCCACCAGC
It includes:
- a CDS encoding transketolase, which codes for MSHLHDDKIKFLEEMANTIRQDIVMELTEAGSGHTAGPLGMTDIFTALYFHILRHDPKNPDWSERDRLILSNGHICPVRYAAMARAGYFTVEELKTLRKLGTRLQGHPHRTALPGVETTSGPLGSGLSQAVGMAIAAKMDQKKFNIYCLMSDGEQEAGQTWEAAMLAGKLKLDNLTALIDRNNIQIDGMTENIMPLEPLRAKYESFNWHVLEINGHNFEEIVNAYETAQGIFEKPVVVIAHTVPGKGVPEIEFDYRWHGVPPGKGPTDVFPAAEQTKEFLSRLRTLGGKIHSEHE
- a CDS encoding RpiB/LacA/LacB family sugar-phosphate isomerase, translating into MIYFAADHRGFKLKEELKKYLVEQGHEVEDVGAFSYDKDDDYVDFAREASEKIAENPSLHKGIFICGSGHGMNMVADKYRSIRAALCFNRQVAAQSREHEDANVLILASDWLESEEAKDIVTVWLGKSFSGEERHIRRLKKIEEIEEHNFR
- the rodA gene encoding rod shape-determining protein RodA gives rise to the protein MRSILAHVSRFDWLLQGAVFLLTGLGILSLFSLSGVSPLPYFERQLLWAGVGIVLLLAASSIDFRLFRTQSFAVFIFYVLTVVLLVAVLTASFKIRGVDAWLKFGNVLFQPVELVKLALVILFAKFFSKRHIEIYRVEHLLVSGLYLIIPTSLVLLQPDLGSAVVLISIWVAIVVFSGMKLRHFFALLLIAALIIGGAWLGALKPYQKTRITSFFDPYADSRGAGYQVLQSMIAVGSGQLRGKGLGYGSQTHLHFLPEAETDFIFAAFAEEWGFVGTIFMLLLFLIVIWRVVRIGMNASDNFSRLYTLGFAALIFTQSFIHIGMNMGALPITGITLPFVSYGGSSLVTLLAGVGILQNIKINSRREIE